Part of the Echeneis naucrates chromosome 18, fEcheNa1.1, whole genome shotgun sequence genome is shown below.
TGAAATTTGGCCAAACATCAAATCGTTGCACGTACGAAGCTGCAAAAGTTAAGATTTAcatgctttcaaaataaaacgacACGTCTTTTAATGGCACTCCCAAAGAAGTTAACACAATTCCTGGAAAGTCCCGTTTTGAAAATCCTGTTTggagaaaatatgcaaaataaagcttaagataaaataaattaagattAAGAGAGGAAGAACGCAGGCATTGACACTTTTTCTACAAATTTTATGTTTGAGTCTTTAGATAATTTAGCTGATTTTCTTGTTTATACTTAAAcggaaaacataaaaacagaagttTTTCATAACAATGTTTCATCATATATCTATGATTTATTTAACCACAGATTGAGATTGATTCATAGCTATTTCTGcgacaataaacaaacaattaaaaatgaaacattgacATAACCAAGACAAAGATAATAGCAAATGTTTAATCCCTATCAGTGTGTTGTATTTTAATAATTCCTATGTATCCTAAGTGAAATATTAATCTGAGAAGAGGAGAActaaaaacaacttttgttATATTCTCTGGGACTATTTAATGTAACTGGTCAAAAGttcattatatattattatacatattaattaatattcaaCAATATTCCTTCCATATATGATATAtttatcgttttttttttcgtcttttAAGTTCATATGTTCATGGTTTTGGTTCACTACAGTGCATTTCTGGGTTAGATGGAGTGTTGAAAGAGTCATACAGTTTAGCTTCATTTAGCTTAACCTCATgacaggcttttattttgtaaatccAGCTCAGCCACTTCCGCCTGCAGCAGCGATAAAAACGCGGTGCATCGCCTTTCTTATTTAAGAAGCGTTGCCAAACTTCCCGACCATCTCTGTTTGCTCTCACTCGGCCATCGCCCAGCAGCAATCATGGTTCGCTCAGTGGAAAGTTTGGTaagttttgttcatttgtgtttgtttttgtcgtttAAAAAGGCGCCACCGTCGCCGCGTTAATCCGAGCTGCCCGGCCCGAAGCCCCGCAGCGGGCCGGGCAGCTCCGCGCCTCCTCCTCCGGCGGGACATTAGCGGATCCGTTATAGTTTTCTGGCCCGATTCATCGATCCAGACGAGTCTGAAATAATTTTACAACGATTGGCTCGATTTAAAGCGTCGACTTTTATTGAGTTGGTGCAACGCAACGTTGGGTTGGCGGTCGACGTTGAAGTTGGTTTGGTAGTGGTAGGGGTTTGTGTATTCAGTGatttaatagttttttcttttttatttttttcctgtcaatCTAACTcgatattaatatatatttatatggcATAGTTTTAACTGTAAGCTTATTCTGCTCTGCGCGAGTGTCATTGTGAATCAAATCCAGATTTGATAAGCGAATAAACGTATTTcctaattataaaaaaaaaaacaaaactgctccACAAACATCAGAGCAGTTTTCACACCATTTCAGGGTTTGGGTTGGTATATCTGGGACACACATTCCACTGTCGATGGATTAGGAAGCGTTAGATCCAGCCCGATGTGATCACTGACCTGTCGGAAACTAACTTCAGCTGGCCCGCCACCATGTGCAGGACTGCGGACTCTGTCCTCCGGTCCCCCGGCGGGGACAGCCTCTTTTCCGGCCTGCTGTGCACAGACTCGATAGGAGTCTCCTTTTTAGAGGCTGCTGCCTGAAATCATCCATCGCGGATTGtttgctaacattagctaatGTCAGGCTGACGTCAGAGCTCTGGTCCAATTTCTGCATGGACACTGGCTGCTGAATCTGTAGCGTAATCCACTGAAAACTCCccaaatgttaatgtttttatttagacacaatttctacttttttaaaaataatgtattCAAACTTTGACTGCAGCCCAAATTCCCGACTAGACAGGAGGCATGCTGTAGTTTTGGATTCCccaaagaaaacatgaagtTTTTTAAAAGGGAGGGATCTGAAGACTAACCCTGAAAATCCTGTTCTGAGTTGCATAGATTAGCTACATTAGTTCAAAGCTCATGTGAGGCTGAAAGTTTGGTAGTGGCCTAACTGGTCACTGTTAATCTTTGCTTTTCCTTATTTGGCCAGTTACCAAAGCCAACTTCATATAAACAGCAGGACTCCCTCCACTGGAAATTCCcattagttgttttttgtggCAAGTTTCAGATGATAATTATGTGTTCTACTCTGCAGGATGAATTCAATGCCATCCTGAAGGAAGCTGGAGACAAGCTGGTGGTGGTGGACTTCACGGCCACATGGTGTGGCCCCTGTAAACAGATCGGCCCGCAATTTGCAGTAAGTGGatgggtttattttatttttattttttttatttatttttttgtgcaaaaatgGGATCAATGTGGCATCAGTCACTATTTTTATCTGTCAAGGGAAAACCTGCAACAAAGATTCTGTGTTGAAGGATTTTATGTTTAGCTCATGCAACTGTTGGTCAAGGAGTTCAAACTCCAAACAGGAACAAACTGACACTGGATATGTGACGCAAGGGCTCTAAATGCATTACATGAATAATGGAACTCAGCAGCTGTCACATTTGCCCTGAGTATCCTGATTATCACCAATCCACTCTTTTGCAGGAGATGTCAGAAAAACCTGAGTACAAGAATGTCATTTTCCTGAAGGTGGACGTTGACGAGGCTGAAGTAAGTGTCTTTCTCACTGGTATCAGCAGGTGAAGTACAAAATGGCAGTGCATTAGCCACACTCCTTAAAGTCAAGAGGCTGATGTGCTCATAACTTCTGGAGACCTGTAAAGAAAACTTGTGTGACAGAAGCATTGAAAGAATCCTCTTGTTTTGTAGTTCTGACTTGTGTTGCTGGGGTTGACAGCCCTTTAATACTCAAAGCAACGTAGAATGTGAAATCCCCTTCATCAGCCATCGAAACTGCAACTGGGTCATTTGACCAGAATTTCAAATCAGTGCTATGATTTGGTGGCATGACAATAGAGGAATAAATCTGTGCTGTAAATGATCAAATGAAAGCAGCATTGTTGACATTTTGTATGACATTCCTGTATAGTAGCTTATTGTAACCCTGACACACTAAcatcagtgatttatttattttttttaaagctttgaaCTCCAGCTAGTTTTAGCTCAGCAGTGGCTCATATTAACCTAATTTACTATTCTACAAGCCAGCAAACAACATAAGCCAGATTGCTCAAACTAATTTTGAAGTTAATATCTTGGACCTACAATCAGGCAGTCTCAGTGGTTGAAATTTGTTTAGAGATCCCTGGGGGAAACTATGCAGGTGGTCCAAGGCTTTTACACCCCAAAGGTCTCTTGGATAAAACAAAGGGCATTGTATCATAGTCTGAATAGCAAATATAAAATGGTTGATGCTGGCAGCgatgatttaaataaaaattccaaTAACCTCCTGTAAATTATGCTGGGTGTTAGCACATGGAGGAATGATACTAATCAGGACTTGTTTCTGGCAATATGTACTGCATGAATGTAAAACTTGTCAGTTTACACTATCAGAGGccaggttgtgtttgttgtattaATATGCTCCAGTTTCCTCAATGTATTGTTTTGGCTCTTTTCAGGATGTTAGCGGACATTGCGGGATCAAATGTATGCCCACGTTCCAGTTTTTCAAGAATGGAAAAAAGGTACAATTCTAATAAATGCCCACGATTGAACATTTGTCATTAACTGTTGAAATGTGTCAAACAGTTCTACCAGCCTTTCCTCATTTCTGATTTTTGGAATTATGAGACTGAAATTATCTTGTGCGAAAATGTGACTGCATTTAAGCAGCTTTAAATCTAAAgttgagaaagaaaagattttattACAGAATGGTAGGAATTAATGTTTGTAAACCTTTGTGCTCTTTCTCACAGGTGGATGAGTTCTCGGGTGCCAACAccgacacactgacacaaaaactgaaCAGCCTTAAATGACCAACCCAATGACCACATGCCCTTCATTGTATAAATGCCACAAACACTGTTACTCTTCACCAGTGACTGGAAAAATCCTAGTTTAGTTTCTGTATAATAACCATCAGGTTGTTCATTCCACACGTCATAATTTATTTCACGCATCATGTCTTGGTTTATAGTCCTGTAAACTTAAATGTAATTCAACTTTGTCAACAAAAAGTTTAACCCTGACGTGTCAGCTGCcttttaaaaattgttttatatgaagaatTGGCTTTCCACCTGACTAGTTCATGAACCTTTCTTTGTATGTCATGTTCAACAAAGTGGATTTAATAAATGAAGATGActtagtgttttgtttgtgtgttttttttttttttttttttttttttgggggggggggggggggggagataattttttttttgtgatgcgTTACATACAGTAGCATCTAAATGCAACCAAACATGTATCAAAAGAACCATTTCCTGGCATTTTATgctttaataaaaatgtgaatagtTTACACATATACATTGAACAATTGCATCAATAGTTTTTACACATCGTACAAGTATATAGCAGCATATGTTTAATACTGTTGAGTCTCTATATGAAAAAATACAGCTTTATTTTACAAACTGGTTCTCGCTTTGCCTTTTGCAGAGATGAGACTGAACGTTTTACAGGAGTCAGTAACTATACAAGAATTCCCTTCATATGATGATTCACATGGAGCTGAGTGGCACTTTAGAAATGATAGtatcctgtttttcttttcctgcaatGACAAAAATAGCTCATTATAGTTCATATTGCAGTGAACTAACTGCAACTCAAGTTAACAGACCTGCACCTGCAGCAgtgtcctgttttttgtttttttttgctcaaagCATGCCAGTTGAGTTGGACATGAACAACGATGAGGGCTCACCCAGCTTTCAGCAGCAAGAAAATACTGTGTTGTCACCAGGTTGTGAGTTCAGGCGAGGACTCGCGCTGCACCAGCCCTCTCCATTTCCCTTATTGTTTCTTACTCTAAGCTATTAGTTGCAAGAGGTAAACCTGATTACACAAAGTGTGTATGGTTGCCACAACACAGCCCTCTCTACTTCCCTGATACTGCTGTCATACATTTGATGTAAAAATTAAACTTCAAAGCCTCAATTGGAATAATTTCCCTTCTTCTTAGCAACAAAAGCTCATTTTGCTTTTGGCAAAAGACAAAGCACTTAAAGGAATGTAAAGTAAACCGTTAGAAGTTAATGTACAGTTTTCAATCATAGGATAGACTTGACTCTTTGGAATAATTCTGAGCAGGCGGCCTATAGGGTTTCTACATGATTCATTACTTTGGAATAAAGCTATTGAAGCTGTCCACAGGCAGCCAGGAGACAAGCCTCATACTTTGTTTCCAGCCCCATCACCCAAAGGAGTCATTCATAAGATCAGGGTTAAATGGAACTGCACCAGTAAGCGGCTGACATTTTCTTCCTTACAGTGAATTTACAATTTCACAAAGAAAGTGGCAGGAAACTAagaaataattttagaaataactgcatttttttccaaCAGAAGTTTCTGTCTtactcattttttaaaattgagtTTCTGTTGACTGAGCTGAATGAGGCTGaattttttctgcttcatcatGCTCTATTGAAGGATCTATCAGTCAGTCCACCTCAGGACAGTGAGATTAACAATGGCATGTTGCTATTGTCAGGATGACTAAGCTAACACGCTGATGTTGGCATTTGATCTTTGAAAGCACcgctgtgtttttaaaaaacgACTTAAAAGAGCTTCTAGCGAGCCTGTGCATTTAGTGTTTTTACTTCAACCTTTTGTGAACTGTTAAAAATAACAGTTACCTTCTACTCTTTATCAAACAATGTCCAGAAATTCTTCCCAGTCAAGTAagaataaacattttataaagctgcttggtgtttttattttaagttctACTTACTAAGCTACATACAATGATCCAGTTATCACTGGTGCAAATAAACTTACtgctatttttcattttaattatttatataaacCACAACATActcttttttgtatttatttaattctcaTCTATGAATAATCTAATGAGAAGTTttcagtgtgtctgagtgtttgtCTTTGATCACCTGGAGCAGTCGTGCCCACTCCACCCTGAACTGCAGTGACATCTATTCGGCCTGATGCATCGGCCTCCATTCTGACAAGGTGAtgaacacacagctgtggaaaagacacacgcacacaaaaacacttgttAATTTGATACGGTTGTCATGGGAAGAATGATGTGTGTTGTGGTTGTATTGCTTTTATCACACTCTGTTCAATAAGGAAATTGTatagatatttattttgtgccaatattttttttatgaccaaCAGTAAGTTCATGAGGAAGGTGGAAAATGTcgttttattataaatattcactaaaatatatatttaatatattggAGGAATAACAGGAATCCTGTGAAGTGAGAGTTTACTCTGTACAGGTACTCCTGTCATACGTCACTGGCTGCTCGAGCACTGACTCACACATGAACTCACCACTGTGACAGCGTGTCCCCGTCCACCCGGTGGGACACTCACACTGGTAGGGTGCCACACACCGGCCTCCATTCAGGCACGGCAGGATGCAGATAGCTGTGATGAAAGAACAGGCGAAAACAGGAAGCTATTTTAGGTCTTAGTGATGCCATCTGTTTGTCGGTATCctgaacatttaaaacattaaaatagtactgtaaaattgtaaaaactTGCTTTGGGAACTGTTTaaaatcaaacactgaaatCTCTCACTTATAACAGCATCCACTTACGACAAAATAAAGTCTGCAAAAACTGAATGGCTCTGTTTACTTTCTGTAGCCACTGTAGGTGTTGACTTTTAATTCATCTATTTAAAAGgcatttaaatcaattttaaatCGATCAAGTCCACACGTGTGACTTTTGCCCATTAATTAATTACTGCtgtgagcaataaaaaaaaaaagaaaaagaagaaggtcAATTTCTGATCCTACATTCCTGAGCATTTGAGCTTGTTTAGTTAAACAGTCAGTATCATGTTGTGGGTGTTACAGAACAATGTTGAATCATTAAATACTCACGCTCTTCACAGAGCCGGCCCATCCAGCCCTCAGGGCAGGAACAAGTGTTGGGCCGTTGACACACACCTCCATTCTGACACTGTAGCCAACACACAGCTGAGGAAGATGtttgcgcgcgcgcgcgcacacacacacacacacacacacacacagacacacaaacagacaatgACATACCAAACACAGAAGCAGTTTACATTTCACAAGTGGAAAGAGCAACACACTGAAGTGACTTCCCTTTCAGTGaaacatttgtgttatttctaCAAGCCTCTGGTGCAGCTCTTAACTGTGCAACCTCATGCAACAGAATGAGAACATTCGTACAATCCAGATTATATTCATCTGTGCAACTCATCATCAACAGACGTGCAGACATGCCtgtggtgtgtgtctctgtgtttccatATTTTTCTATTAAACTAAGCCAGCCTGGATCCAGCCCTTATTTTCATATGTAAACAATGGTGTCATTTGAAATTCATGGCACACAGGCTAGGaggtgttttctgtctgtttttggaAAAGCAACGGGTTTGGGGATTTGGAAGTTAACAACCGAGTTGATTTTCTGATTAATTATCTGCACCCCTGTATTTAAAGCGGATTTGTTTAATTCAAAGGACCAACTTTAAGGTCAGCCAGTTTGACTAACTGTACCTTTACTGCATTTGTCTGAttacacagaggaaaaatacTTCATCTCTTGATATTTCACCTCTTATCAGCCTGCTGAAGTTCAGTTCTTTATAGTTTTATAGCTTTTTCTATCAGGAAATGATAAATTCTTTACTTTTCAGAACCACCTGTCTACATATGTCAATGACTTTCAAGAATGACTATGTTCAGAATAGTCACCTACATGTTTTTACCACAGATGAGTCAGCATTGACAGATGTGTAGCGGCTGtgagtgttttatattttggtcATCACGCTTTAAAGGTTATGTTGTTTATGGGTGCATGTGGGTGTTTTCTGGCTTGTAGTcatttggaaattctttgagGACAAAGTATCAGTTGAACATGTCTTGAACTTGCACTGCGCTTTGGTCAATGGAGACACCTGTGGATCAGTAAAGGCTGCACACCAAAATTAGAAAAATGATGCCAGAAGTACATCCATCATATCGAGCCatttacaaaaagaacaaatatcCACTGCTGGGCAGAGTAACTGTGTCTGAAATTCAATACACATGACCAAGTGTTTTTAATATGCATAAAATGGAATGTTTTTCCTCAATGGGGCTGGATCTAGGCGACAGAAACTACTCATATATACG
Proteins encoded:
- the txnb gene encoding thioredoxin b isoform X2; amino-acid sequence: MVRSVESLDEFNAILKEAGDKLVVVDFTATWCGPCKQIGPQFAEMSEKPEYKNVIFLKVDVDEAEDVSGHCGIKCMPTFQFFKNGKKVDEFSGANTDTLTQKLNSLK
- the txnb gene encoding thioredoxin b isoform X1; protein product: MIIMCSTLQDEFNAILKEAGDKLVVVDFTATWCGPCKQIGPQFAEMSEKPEYKNVIFLKVDVDEAEDVSGHCGIKCMPTFQFFKNGKKVDEFSGANTDTLTQKLNSLK